A single genomic interval of Sphaerodactylus townsendi isolate TG3544 linkage group LG08, MPM_Stown_v2.3, whole genome shotgun sequence harbors:
- the LOC125438205 gene encoding interferon-induced protein with tetratricopeptide repeats 5-like has product MSEVSKDSLRRILLQLDCHFTWRLLKEDISPEELEERIADQMDFLPSRSKIQNYNLLAYVNHLNGKKEAALENLQKAEEAVQTECPKAIEKASLVTWGNYAWIYYHMDQLEKMQEYIKKVESVCKQNGSTTPYKMKLPHIYCEKGWALFKFGPSYFEKAMESFAEALQEEPQDPECNAGYAIALYRMEDYYGKKSSAEGSSLEPLRRATSLNPNDPFVVPIFALKLQEIGQVEEGEKYIKEALENNPDSPYVLRYAAKWYRKKGDVIKSLEFLKKALGLTPNSGFLHHQVGVCYRTQFFGMKMAKSQVREQMEELIRHCIFHFQETVKHKTKFVYAYMDLAGMYAEAKRFQEAEEAFQKVFAMTKLTCEDQQQLHFLYGRYQQFQKKSESEAVKHYLNGMKIEKESYPREKCKMNCKKLIENKIKKGAGEAKSFGILGYIHQLDGERQQAVECYERALEMDPDNEEYLSALWALRLSLQS; this is encoded by the exons ATGAG CGAGGTTTCCAAAGATTCTTTGCGGAGGATCCTGCTGCAGCTCGACTGCCATTTTACttggaggctgctgaaggaggACATCAGTCCCGAGGAACTGGAGGAAAGGATAGCAGATCAAATGGATTTTTTGCCGTCCAGATCTAAAATCCAGAATTATAATCTGCTGGCCTATGTGAATCATTTGAATGGCAAGAAAGAAGCTGCTCTGGAAAATTTACAGAAAGCCGAAGAGGctgtgcaaacagagtgtccaAAGGCAATTGAAAAAGCCAGTCTTGTTACCTGGGGCAACTATGCTTGGATCTACTACCACATGGACCAGCTTGAAAAGATGCAAGAGTACATAAAGAAGGTGGAAAGTGTTTGCAAACAAAATGGAAGCACCACTCCTTATAAGATGAAGCTCCCCCATATTTACTGTGAAAAGGGGTGGGCACTCTTCAAATTTGGGCCAAGTTATTTTGAAAAGGCCATGGAGAGCTTTGCAGAGGCACTGCAAGAAGAGCCCCAAGACCCAGAATGTAATGCTGGCTATGCAATCGCACTATACCGTATGGAAGATTATTACGGAAAAAAATCTTCGGCAGAAGGGTCATCTCTGGAACCCTTGAGACGTGCAACTAGTCTAAATCCCAACGATCCTTTCGTTGTGCCTATCTTTGCATTGAAACTGCAGGAAATTGGTCAAGTTGAAGAAGGGGAAAAGTATATTAAAGAGGCtcttgaaaacaatccagataGTCCCTATGTTCTGAGGTATGCTGCCAAATGGTACAGGAAAAAAGGTGATGTTATTAAATCCCTGGAGTTTTTGAAAAAGGCGTTAGGGTTGACACCAAACTCTGGCTTTCTGCACCATCAGGTCGGCGTTTGTTACCGAACGCAGTTCTTTGGGATGAAAATGGCCAAATCCCAAGTCAGAGAACAGATGGAGGAGCTGATCAGACATTGTATCTTTCACTTCCAAGAGACCGTGAAGCACAAAACCAAGTTTGTCTACGCTTATATGGATCTTGCAGGCATGTATGCAGAAGCAAAGCGTTTTCAGGAAGCAGAGGAAGCATTTCAGAAAGTATTTGCCATGACCAAGCTAACTTGTGAAGACCAACAGCAGCTCCACTTTTTGTACGGCCGCTATCAACaattccaaaaaaaatcagaatcggAAGCTGTGAAACACTACCTGAATGGGATGAAAATTGAAAAAGAGTCATATCCAAGAGAAAAGTGCAAAATGAATTGTAAGAAACTGATAGAAAATAAAATCAAGAAAGGTGCAGGAGAAGCAAAGAGCTTTGGCATCCTTGGATATATTCACCAGCTCGATGGGGAAAGGCAACAGGCTGTTGAGTGTTATGAACGAGCCCTGGAGATGGATCCTGACAATGAAGAATACCTCAGTGCTCTCTGGGCCTTGAGACTTTCTTTGCAAAGCTAA